One Algoriphagus sp. Y33 genomic window, AGCCACATACCGAACCTGATCTTTTCCGTCTGTTGCAGCTTCATACACGACCGCTGCGATTTGTTCGGCACTGGAGGCCTGAGCCATCATCGCATCTACATTGAAGAATAGCTTTTCTTCTAATGCCTGATATGATGAATGCTTTGCCGTGGCCAGCGATCTTCCGGTAAAATCAGTAGCGATTGCTCCAGGGGCAATGGTTTTTATACCGATATTATGTAAGCCCAGTTCAAAAGACATGCTTTCCGACCAGCCTTCTATTGCAAATTTGGTAGCATGATAAATTGAATGTAGGGGAAATGCCAATAGCCCGCCCATGGAAGTCGTGCTTATGAATAATCCTTGCTTCCTTTCTTTGAAATAGGGAATAAAGGCTTTGGTCACCCAAAGTACTCCCATCAGATTGGTATTGATTTGTCGTTCAATCTGCTCTTCGGTCAGAGCTTCCATCGCTCCCATCAGGCCATAGCCCGCATTATTGAATACCACATCTATATTGTGTGATGTAATTGCTTTTGCTACAGTGCCGGTAATCTGTTCCACACGGGTAACATCTAGCGGTAATAAGGTGACATTTTTCAACTGAGACAATTCTTTTTCCAGCTCAGGGTTTCGCATAGTGGCGATTACTTGCCAACCTTTTGATTGGAATAATTTAGCGGTTGCTTTGCCTAAACCGGAAGAGGCACCTGTAATAAATATTGTTCTTTCCATCTGACCATACTTTAAATTTGACAAAACAAAATTCAAAATAATCCTGCTGCCCAATGTTTCCGATATGCTGTAAGATGTATCCAAATCGCGGTTTGGCTATAAAGTAGGTACCTACATTGCTTCCAAGATCGAATTATGTGCATTTAGTATAGGTCCAGCGGATAAAATCCCAAGTCATTCAAATGAAAAAGCCTTGTTCAACCTCAATCCTAATCCCTTAGGTTAGCCTAAGACAGGCGTTCGGGAATTGGATCAGTTTAATGAAATTTAAAACAACAAGAAATGTTTTTCTAATTAAACGCTTTCCTAAATTCCAACGGAGACTGATTGGTTTTTTGCTTGAAAAGTTTGCTGAATGACTGGGGATATTCAAAACCCAATTCATAAGCAATCTCGCTAACTGACATACGGGTAACGCTTAACCTCTCCTTGGCGTAATCAATCATTTTACTTTGAATATGCTGCTGTGCATTTTGATGCGTATGGATACGTAACAAACTTCCCAAATAATTTGCTGAAATGCTCATCTCTTCGGCAATAGAACCAACCGTAGGTATTCCATATTCAATCCCTTCTTTATTATTAAAATAACGCCCTAGTATAGTTTCAAATCTTTCCAATAACTCATAATTGGATTTTTTACGGGTGATAAACTGACGTTCGTAATACCGCTCTGCGTAGATCAAGAGCCTTTCAAGCTGGTTGACAATAAGCTCCTGACTGAATTTATCTATAGCGGATTGGTATTCACTCTCTATGGTCAATAAAATTTGTTCAATGGTTTTCTCTTCCTTTTCGGAAAGGAAGAGAGCCTCATTTGCCGCATAACCAAAGAATTCAAAAGATTTGATTTTTTTGGACAAAGACGTGTTCCACAAAAAATCGGGATGAACCAGCAATAACCATCCACTGGGCTCTGCTATTGCTTCTTGATTGATTTCTATTTTCAAAAACTGAAGAGGAGAAATAAAACTAAGCAAGCCCTTGTTGAAATCGTAGACCTGCCGGCCGTAATTAAATTTAGCAGTGACATTTCGCTTTAACCCTATGGAATAGAAATCCTGAATCCAACTGATTTGGTTATCTTCAAAAGGATAAACCACCTTGCCGTAATCAATGAGACTAATGAGCGGATGCTCTGGCTCGGGAAGATTGCAAAGGGAGTGAAATTCTGATAGCGAGTTTAAGCGAAATGTCTTATCCATAATTTCTATTAATTGATTAATCCTGAATAAGCTGCCATTCAATAATAACCAGAGCATCATTTTCCAAGGGTAAATTTTCAATTAATCGATCCCCTACCCTTCGAAGTCTAAGTTCATCACTAGTTCTGTCCAGACCGTTCCAGTTGGGAAAAGATGAGCCGATTGCGTGTTGGGATGCAAAATCTCCTTTCTCATCGACAACTTGGGTTGTTACCAAATAAAGGCACCGTATCATCTTTTAGTTGAAGGTTAGCGGAAATAAGTTCCCCGGTTCCAAGTATGTTGTTAACTCTCATAGTATTTCGCGGATGTTGGTCTTGTGCATATGCATGTAAACTTAACGTCGCACATAGACCAATGATTAGTATATGAATGATTGTTTTAAGGATCAAAAACTCCTCCGGTCTTTGACAGAAGGAGTTTTATTGACCATCATATTACAACATCTGTCCTCCAGACACTTCAATACGCTGGGCAGTAATCCATTTGGCTTCGTCAGTGCATAAAAATGCCACTACACTTCCGATATCAGTAGGCAATCCAACACGACCCAAAGCCGTTTGGGAAGCAATGTGATTGTTCATATCGGAATTATCGCGAACCATTCCTCCCGCAAAATCAGTTTCAATTGCACCCGGCGCTACGATGTTTACCCGGATACCACGTCCACCCAAATCTTTGGCGAGGTACTTGGTCAGATTTTCCATCGCAGCTTTTGCCGAAGAATAGGCAGGATAGTACGGCAATATAATTCGGGTCAGTCCCGTCGAAATATTTACAATACCACCCCCGTCATTTATATGTGGCAAGGCTTTTTGTGTTAGAAAGAAAGGTCCTTTAAACTGAATGTCTACCAAAGAATCAAATTGTTCTTCGGTGGTATCCGCAAATACAGCGGTTACGCCAATACCTGCATTGTGGACTAGAAAATCGAATTTATCCGTCTTGAATTTTGACGACAATTCACCTGTCAGCCCACTGATGAAGGAATCGAATGTTCCTGTTTTTCCGGTATCCAATTGAAGCGCAAGAGACTTCTGCCCCATTCCTTCAATTTCTGCGACAACCTTATCTGCTTCCTCTTTTTTGCTGTGGTAGGTTAGGATGACGTCCAACCCTTTTTTTGCCAGGTTGAGAGCCATATCTCTTCCCAAACCCCGGCTTCCTCCGGTAACTAATGCTATTTTGCTCATCGTAATTAAATTTTAAAAAGCCCCACTACTGTGAGCACTTTCGGTTAAACTTTGTTTGATACAAAGCTACCTGACCATCACACCCTTTTGATTACAATAACCAAAGAGATACTTGCAAAAATCAAATCATCAGTGCAGAACGAAACTTCAGCGGACTTTCCCCGGTCTGCTTTTTAAAGAAGTTTGAGAAGTGTGATGTTTCTTCAAAAGCAAGGCAATCCGCAATCGTGGCTACCGGCCAATCTGTTTCCATGAGCAATGTTTTTGCTTCCTGGGCAATGCGTAGATTAATAAACTGTTTGGTGGTAAAAGAAGTCTCTTCCTTGAGGGTTTTATTGAGGTGGTTGCTGTGTATAGCCAATCTATCAGCATAGTCTTCTGCCCTACGCAGTTGCAGTTTTTGTTGGGGATTATCGATGGGGAATTGCCGTTCCAAAAGTTCTATAAAGAGGCTGGTGATTCGTTTACCCGCACTCATCGCACCCACTTTAGCATGCTTCGGCATTAATTTCTGTCCATTATGAATGAGCTCCAGCACATAATTTCGCAACAAATCGTACCGGAACTCATAGTCAGAATCCAGCTCTACCTTCATTTTCTTATAAATCAGGCTCAGGGCATTGTATTCTTCTTCAGGTATTTCAAACACAGGTGTAGCGCCCTGGGCGAATACCGGAAGCGCATCCATCTTTTCCCGCAGATTTTCGTTAGGTAAAAAATCATAGGTAAAAACACAGAAAAACCCGGATTGCTCTTCACTAGTGGGGTTAAAATTGTAGGGGATTTTAGGTGTGGCAAACAACAGCCCATAGTTACTTATTGACAGCGTTTTATCCGCATATTCCACTTTGTAACTTCCTTTAAGTAAGCTAATCTTAAAATAAGTTCGTTTGTCATAGGGCATTTCAGGAGAATCAGCCATCCGCTTGCGTACTTTTTCGATTTCAAATACATTGAAATGGCCCAATTGATCCGTAGCAATATGCGGATTGTCCGTCTTGATTTGGGCGTAAAATTCAGTCAGGGATGTTGCGTTCTTCATCCTTCAAATTTACAAAAATTAAACAATTGAATTTAGGGTGATTCTGATTAACTGTACAACGGATAAACCATGTATCATTCCTCCTTGCAGAAAATGTACCCGCCATGATGCAGGGTTTTTTCATCCACAAATTTACCCACCGCCGAAAACCCAGTATCATCTACATAGTCAATATGATTTCCGGAAACCTTATATTTTCCCTGATAGGCGCTCTTACGGTTTCCCCGTGCCTCGTCATAGCGATTGTTGGGCAATAATTCTTGGCGGATATGGTTATCTTTCGTAACCCACATCCCTATATATTTCTTCGTTTCTTCCATCGGTCTTTCCATTGTTATTGCTGTTTTTGTTGAATTCATTAAATCAGATAATTCATAGGTATCCAAGAAAGCGACTCCATCAATTATTTTGCCCTCTTTGAACGCCATTTTCCACAGGTAGGTATTTTCGTAAGACAGCCCGTTAATTGCAGTAGCCTTTGCCTTGAAGTGCAGCCAGACATATTCATTATCATTGGTAAGGCTTATCAACTCCGGTCTTAAAGGAGTAGCCAACTGTTTTAAAATAGGCTTTACCGCATTTTCCATAAAATCAGTTTTTCCGTGATATACCCCCGAGACAGGCGATCTCCCGGCTACGGTCCATATCGCATCTTCGTCTAGAAGATTGAAAAAGCTGCTTCCCTCATTTTTCCATTGGTCAAAATATTGGGCAACCAATTTTTTTGAAGCGCCAGTCGATTCCAAATCGTTGGAGTGAAGCGTCTTTATTGCACAAGAAATACCCAATAAAGACACCAACCCCATGATCATGAAAGACATCCCCCTGCTAATCTCCATCAGAATGATTTTTGGGCAGTGGGCCTTACTACCAATTCGTTTACGTCCACATCTGTTGGCTGAGAAACCGCATACGCTACAGCTTTGGCAATTGCCGACGCTGGCAGTAAATTGGTTCGGAACTGTTCTACTGCCATTTTCTTCAATGCAGGGTCAGAAATAGTTTCCGCCAATTCGGATTCCGTAGCACCCGGTGCGACTATAGTAACACGGATGTTTTTACTTACTTCTTGACGTAAACCATCGGAAATGGCTCTTACCGCAAATTTTGTCGCGCTGTAAACTGTAGAGGTTGGCCCTACCCAGCGATCACCAACAGAGGTGATGTTTACAAACTGACCACTATCCTTCTCTTCGAAGACAGGAAGTGCAGCAGCGATACCGTGTAAAACCCCCTTTATATTTACATCAATCATCTTGTGCCACTCTTCAACTTCATAGGCATTGATCATCGAAAGGGGCATCAATCCCGCATTGTTTATAAATACATCTACTGTATCAAACTCAGTTATAACAAATTTGACAAAGTCTTTTACATCTTCAGATTTGGTAACATCCAACTCTTTGTAAACAGCCTCACCTCCATTCTTTAAAATGTCATTGGCGATCGCTTCCAATTTGTCAACACGTCTTGCCCCCAAGGCAACTTTGGCCCCGAGACTTGAGAGATGGCGTGCAATAGCTTCTCCGATTCCGCTACTTGCCCCTGTGATCGCGATTACTTTTCCTTTAATGTTTTCCATTTTGTATTGATTTAAATTAGCTATACAAAGGTGCTCTTCAAAAGAGTCCAAAAAGTAATCAAATCAATAAATGCTGTGTTCAAATCGTGGATTACGCTTAAAGTACGCTAGTGCATTCACGTATTCCGAAGGAAATGCTGAGGTCAAAAAGTCTGGATTTTTCAATAAAGTAGGATTCACTGAGAAAACTGCCTCACGCGCAGTTCCTGCAGATGAAATCTACACGATTAAAACACACAGGGGAATAATTATTTTAATCGTCAAAATTTCTCCCAAGTGAAGTTCGTTTCAGGCCATTTCTGTTTTCGGAGCAGGTTCCTTTTGACCTCTGAAATGCATTCTCTATAAGCTCACTTTTAGGACTGATCCCACTTCCTCCTTTTTATTTTCAGGAAACAGGCTGTGCCACGTAGCGGAAAGTCCTGGATGCTCACCTCATCATAAAAGCCCTTTGAGGTCAGTTTTGATCCCTGAAGATGCTCGGGATGAATGTTGAGCTCCTCCAGATAAATGTGGTAGGCATTGTCTTTAAGTACTGCTGAAGTAACCCTGAAAAATTCAAGCAGGCCTTGCGGCAAAATCAAGCTGAGGTAGTCCTTTTCTTCCAATTCTTTTTTCAGCAAAGAAAATCGATTCAGGCAAATCCCCCAACTTTTAGGACTGATCCCCAATTTGTGTGAAAATCATGTGCAAATAAAAAAAGCACTTAGCGTGACTATTCGCTAAGTGCTTGATAATAAAGAGCCTCCTATCGGGATCGAACCAATGACCTACTGATTACAAGTCAGTTGCTCTACCAGCTGAGCTAAGGAGGCTTATTCCGTTATTGTGATGCAAATATAGCCGTTCACTTTACTTGCTCCAAACCCTCAGAAAAGAAAAATTCTATCTTCCTTATTCTGAGTGAGAAAAATTTAAAATTCCCGTAATATTGACAGCTTACTTTTCAATTTTTCGATCTCTTCTTCCGCTTTTTGAATTTTCACGTCAAACTGATCTTTCAACTTATCCGCAGTTCTAGAGGCTGCAAAGAACTCCAAATTATTTTTCCATAAGGTGATGTTGTTCTCCAATTCAGAAATTTGCTTACGGATACCGTGTTCTTTCTTGTTAAGAGTCTTCACGGCATTAGGGTCTGACTGTAGTCTGTTCAGGTTTAATCTGAAGAGGAAATCTTCTCTTCCAGCACCTTCCGGACTCAACTTTTCTAAGTATAAATCCACAGCCGCTTTAAATTGAGCTTGGATCTCTTTCATGGCCTTTCTTGGTACAAAGCCGAGATCATTGAATTGCCCTACCAGTTCGGTCAAGGTTTCCTCGGAAACCTCTCCTTTTTCAGCAGCGTCAGTAAGCTGCTTGCATATTGCCTGCTTGCTTACCAGATTTTCTTCAAATTCCGCTTCAGATTGCTTATTAGAGTTTCTTCTATTGTCGAAGAATGTATCACAAGCTAATTTAAAGCGCTTGTAAAGACTATCTCTACTTTTCTCAGGTGTAGGGCCAAGTTTTTTCCAGTCTTGCTGAAGCTTTACTAAAGCATTGGCTGTATTCTGCCAATCCGTATTATCCTTCAATTCCTCGGCCTTCGTGATCAGTTCCTCTGCCTTAGCCTGATTTGAAGCTCTAATTTCATCTAGTTCCTTAAAGAAAGAATTCTTATTCTGGAAAAATTGCTTGAAAGCGGCCCAAAAGAACTTATTAATTTCCTTTCCGGATTCTCTTGGTACAGGGCCAATTTTCTCCCATTTCTTCTGAATATCCAAGATTTCTTTGGTCTTGATATTCCAATCACGAACTCTATCTGCTTTGAATTCAGCAAATGGCTTTAGGGTTTCAATTAAGGCCTCTTTTTGATCCTGATTTGCTTGGAATACTTCTTTTTGACCTTCGTAAAAATCCTTTCTCCTATCGTATACAGCATCGGATGCACCTTTGAACTTCTGCCACAAAGCTTCCTGCTCTTCACGGGGAACAGGACCAATATGTTTGAATTCCTCGTGAAGATCATTCAATGACTTGATGGCATCTTTCAGATCTTTCACATCCTTCAGTGCTTCGGCTTTCTCTACAAGTTCTAATTT contains:
- a CDS encoding AraC family transcriptional regulator, which encodes MKNATSLTEFYAQIKTDNPHIATDQLGHFNVFEIEKVRKRMADSPEMPYDKRTYFKISLLKGSYKVEYADKTLSISNYGLLFATPKIPYNFNPTSEEQSGFFCVFTYDFLPNENLREKMDALPVFAQGATPVFEIPEEEYNALSLIYKKMKVELDSDYEFRYDLLRNYVLELIHNGQKLMPKHAKVGAMSAGKRITSLFIELLERQFPIDNPQQKLQLRRAEDYADRLAIHSNHLNKTLKEETSFTTKQFINLRIAQEAKTLLMETDWPVATIADCLAFEETSHFSNFFKKQTGESPLKFRSALMI
- a CDS encoding DUF349 domain-containing protein gives rise to the protein MTEKSNDLSEKDKVTQSSKSEEVKSIDKESNPEANEESVASGTVGSTTEVNPSEEEPAKVIAEDAEDTDKPVETDQKPLEEGTVEQVETPENDSAKTSEVKEEINSSTESIAKEAAPEEGKTLPAESIEVAEVSEEENEDEHHGEDVDITSLSKIELVALLKSKIKQENIYKIDKLVHEIKAAFDEFTHKEKDEALERFKAEGGVEDDFDFRPSDEEKEFNTYYYEYRHQLGSLKKEAEKQKETNLAAKTELLNKLRDLVDGEETTLSMSTIKALQEEWKSIGSVPPSQNRSLWASYNALMDRFYDNRSIYFELKELDRKKNLESKLELVEKAEALKDVKDLKDAIKSLNDLHEEFKHIGPVPREEQEALWQKFKGASDAVYDRRKDFYEGQKEVFQANQDQKEALIETLKPFAEFKADRVRDWNIKTKEILDIQKKWEKIGPVPRESGKEINKFFWAAFKQFFQNKNSFFKELDEIRASNQAKAEELITKAEELKDNTDWQNTANALVKLQQDWKKLGPTPEKSRDSLYKRFKLACDTFFDNRRNSNKQSEAEFEENLVSKQAICKQLTDAAEKGEVSEETLTELVGQFNDLGFVPRKAMKEIQAQFKAAVDLYLEKLSPEGAGREDFLFRLNLNRLQSDPNAVKTLNKKEHGIRKQISELENNITLWKNNLEFFAASRTADKLKDQFDVKIQKAEEEIEKLKSKLSILREF
- a CDS encoding SDR family oxidoreductase produces the protein MSKIALVTGGSRGLGRDMALNLAKKGLDVILTYHSKKEEADKVVAEIEGMGQKSLALQLDTGKTGTFDSFISGLTGELSSKFKTDKFDFLVHNAGIGVTAVFADTTEEQFDSLVDIQFKGPFFLTQKALPHINDGGGIVNISTGLTRIILPYYPAYSSAKAAMENLTKYLAKDLGGRGIRVNIVAPGAIETDFAGGMVRDNSDMNNHIASQTALGRVGLPTDIGSVVAFLCTDEAKWITAQRIEVSGGQML
- a CDS encoding AraC family transcriptional regulator, whose protein sequence is MDKTFRLNSLSEFHSLCNLPEPEHPLISLIDYGKVVYPFEDNQISWIQDFYSIGLKRNVTAKFNYGRQVYDFNKGLLSFISPLQFLKIEINQEAIAEPSGWLLLVHPDFLWNTSLSKKIKSFEFFGYAANEALFLSEKEEKTIEQILLTIESEYQSAIDKFSQELIVNQLERLLIYAERYYERQFITRKKSNYELLERFETILGRYFNNKEGIEYGIPTVGSIAEEMSISANYLGSLLRIHTHQNAQQHIQSKMIDYAKERLSVTRMSVSEIAYELGFEYPQSFSKLFKQKTNQSPLEFRKAFN
- a CDS encoding SDR family oxidoreductase translates to MERTIFITGASSGLGKATAKLFQSKGWQVIATMRNPELEKELSQLKNVTLLPLDVTRVEQITGTVAKAITSHNIDVVFNNAGYGLMGAMEALTEEQIERQINTNLMGVLWVTKAFIPYFKERKQGLFISTTSMGGLLAFPLHSIYHATKFAIEGWSESMSFELGLHNIGIKTIAPGAIATDFTGRSLATAKHSSYQALEEKLFFNVDAMMAQASSAEQIAAVVYEAATDGKDQVRYVAGPDANAIYDRRLSIGSEAFRKEIKSQFINE
- a CDS encoding transposase produces the protein MLKKELEEKDYLSLILPQGLLEFFRVTSAVLKDNAYHIYLEELNIHPEHLQGSKLTSKGFYDEVSIQDFPLRGTACFLKIKRRKWDQS
- a CDS encoding Atu4866 domain-containing protein produces the protein MEISRGMSFMIMGLVSLLGISCAIKTLHSNDLESTGASKKLVAQYFDQWKNEGSSFFNLLDEDAIWTVAGRSPVSGVYHGKTDFMENAVKPILKQLATPLRPELISLTNDNEYVWLHFKAKATAINGLSYENTYLWKMAFKEGKIIDGVAFLDTYELSDLMNSTKTAITMERPMEETKKYIGMWVTKDNHIRQELLPNNRYDEARGNRKSAYQGKYKVSGNHIDYVDDTGFSAVGKFVDEKTLHHGGYIFCKEE
- a CDS encoding SDR family oxidoreductase; the encoded protein is MENIKGKVIAITGASSGIGEAIARHLSSLGAKVALGARRVDKLEAIANDILKNGGEAVYKELDVTKSEDVKDFVKFVITEFDTVDVFINNAGLMPLSMINAYEVEEWHKMIDVNIKGVLHGIAAALPVFEEKDSGQFVNITSVGDRWVGPTSTVYSATKFAVRAISDGLRQEVSKNIRVTIVAPGATESELAETISDPALKKMAVEQFRTNLLPASAIAKAVAYAVSQPTDVDVNELVVRPTAQKSF